A DNA window from Candidatus Saccharibacteria bacterium oral taxon 955 contains the following coding sequences:
- the dnaX gene encoding DNA polymerase III subunit gamma/tau: MGQALYRKYRSKSLDEIVGQSHITDMLKRAIASDNIAHAYLLTGPRGVGKTSIARILAHEINQLPYADETNHLDIIEIDAASNNSVDDVRDLREKVMVAPSSARKKVYIIDEVHMLSKQAFNALLKTLEEPPEHIVFILATTDANKLPATIISRVQRFNFRAIQPDTAAKHLRKIADAENIMINDEALELIAHQGKGSFRDSISLLDQLRNISDEEITVSLIEKVLGLAETDIIERLIEAYKLQDIHTIVQLLDTAESQGAPALTLVEQLIYVIRNCITAEPELISLLDNLLDVARSAWPHVKLLTALTNYPKSSSVAQPAKPSVNTDLAANKQSDKVAEQKPVSNKDQTGTQKETLDTSDSTASAQSDESKAPETGQPFSWEDFVSALSSHTGAHSIIKNCKYNFDDNKLTIYAGKKFYKNKLDAALPALAEALQSIGVINTDISILESSAPPKDSQVAAVFDIMGGGEEVEL, from the coding sequence ATGGGGCAGGCGTTATATCGAAAATACCGTTCGAAAAGTCTTGATGAGATTGTTGGCCAATCTCATATTACTGATATGCTAAAACGCGCAATTGCGAGCGACAATATCGCTCATGCCTACTTACTGACTGGACCGAGAGGGGTAGGCAAGACTTCGATTGCTCGCATATTAGCTCACGAAATTAACCAGCTACCGTATGCTGACGAAACCAATCACCTAGATATTATCGAAATAGACGCGGCAAGCAACAACTCAGTCGATGACGTCCGTGACCTACGCGAAAAAGTCATGGTTGCACCTAGTAGCGCCAGAAAAAAGGTGTATATCATTGACGAGGTCCACATGTTGTCAAAACAGGCCTTTAATGCTCTCCTCAAAACACTAGAAGAACCGCCTGAGCACATCGTCTTTATTCTTGCCACAACTGACGCGAACAAGTTACCAGCGACTATCATTAGCCGAGTGCAGAGATTTAATTTTCGGGCGATCCAACCAGATACAGCCGCAAAACATCTGCGCAAAATTGCTGACGCTGAAAATATTATGATTAACGATGAGGCGCTAGAACTGATCGCACATCAAGGCAAGGGAAGTTTTCGCGACAGCATCAGCCTACTAGATCAGCTACGTAATATTTCAGATGAGGAGATTACTGTTTCGCTAATCGAGAAAGTTCTTGGCCTAGCAGAAACTGACATAATTGAGCGTCTGATTGAAGCTTACAAATTACAGGATATTCATACAATCGTTCAGCTACTCGATACCGCAGAATCACAAGGAGCGCCAGCTCTCACGCTAGTTGAACAGTTAATTTACGTAATTCGTAATTGCATTACGGCAGAACCAGAGCTCATCTCACTACTCGATAACCTACTCGATGTTGCGCGTAGCGCCTGGCCACACGTTAAACTACTCACCGCGTTGACCAATTACCCTAAATCTAGCTCAGTAGCTCAGCCAGCAAAGCCTAGCGTTAACACTGACCTGGCAGCCAACAAGCAATCAGACAAAGTTGCCGAACAAAAACCAGTTTCCAACAAAGATCAAACAGGTACACAAAAAGAAACACTTGACACTTCGGATAGTACAGCGTCAGCTCAATCTGACGAATCCAAGGCACCAGAGACGGGTCAGCCGTTTTCATGGGAGGACTTTGTTTCAGCGCTTTCATCACATACTGGAGCGCATAGCATCATCAAAAACTGTAAATATAATTTTGACGACAACAAACTAACAATCTACGCTGGCAAGAAATTCTATAAAAATAAGCTTGATGCAGCCCTGCCCGCACTCGCCGAGGCTCTACAGTCGATTGGTGTCATAAATACTGATATATCGATCCTCGAATCGTCTGCACCACCAAAAGATAGCCAGGTAGCAGCCGTCTTTGATATCATGGGCGGAGGAGAAGAAGTGGAGTTGTAA
- a CDS encoding thymidine kinase, translated as MAKLHFLYGAMNCGKSDTMISTAFNYAENGLKVVTMMPEMSMRKPGFTTSRAGKEWPIDIATHKAGDKLPDETKFEDSTPVYETLHKLIGDRAVQCVLVDEVNFMSPEQVDDLEKIAKIDDTSVIAFGIRTDIQRHLFEGTRRMFELADTVKKMPTMCPCGQQAEFNGRFVDGNFHVGEPIVWIDNDPTRVRYQSLCGQCYLDNASSPGAITK; from the coding sequence ATGGCAAAATTGCATTTTCTCTATGGAGCGATGAATTGTGGTAAAAGCGATACGATGATCAGTACCGCCTTTAACTATGCAGAAAATGGACTAAAAGTTGTGACCATGATGCCAGAAATGAGCATGCGTAAACCTGGGTTTACAACATCACGCGCTGGCAAAGAATGGCCAATCGACATAGCGACGCACAAAGCTGGCGACAAACTCCCTGATGAGACCAAATTTGAAGATTCAACCCCAGTATACGAGACACTGCACAAGCTAATTGGCGATAGAGCCGTCCAATGTGTCCTAGTGGACGAGGTTAATTTCATGTCTCCCGAGCAAGTAGATGACCTAGAGAAAATTGCAAAGATCGACGATACATCGGTGATTGCGTTTGGTATTCGCACTGATATTCAACGACATTTATTTGAAGGCACACGTCGCATGTTTGAGCTGGCTGATACGGTCAAAAAGATGCCGACGATGTGTCCCTGTGGTCAGCAAGCGGAGTTTAACGGTCGATTTGTGGACGGAAACTTTCATGTCGGTGAACCGATAGTCTGGATTGACAACGACCCAACTAGAGTGCGTTATCAGTCGCTTTGTGGACAGTGCTATCTCGACAACGCCTCGTCACCAGGCGCAATCACGAAATAA
- the rplL gene encoding 50S ribosomal protein L7/L12 — MADVKKLAEELTKLTVLEVNELKNVLKDEYGIEPAATAVAVAGPAAGAEAGAAADEKTEFTVTLKDAGAQKVAVIKAVKELTGLGLGEAKALVDNAPSPIKEKVSKDDADAAKKALEEAGATVEVA; from the coding sequence ATGGCAGACGTAAAGAAACTTGCTGAAGAGCTAACCAAGCTCACAGTACTCGAAGTAAACGAACTCAAAAATGTCCTCAAGGACGAATATGGCATCGAGCCAGCGGCCACAGCTGTCGCTGTTGCTGGTCCTGCTGCTGGCGCTGAAGCCGGTGCAGCAGCCGACGAAAAGACTGAGTTTACCGTAACCCTCAAAGACGCTGGTGCGCAAAAAGTTGCTGTAATCAAGGCTGTCAAAGAGCTTACTGGTCTCGGCCTAGGCGAAGCAAAAGCCCTCGTCGACAACGCGCCATCTCCAATCAAAGAGAAGGTCAGCAAAGACGACGCAGACGCAGCCAAGAAAGCCCTCGAAGAGGCTGGTGCTACTGTCGAAGTCGCGTAA
- the rplJ gene encoding 50S ribosomal protein L10 → MAITKDKKQALVSELTELFANAKGTAVATYQGISVAELQELRKSARAEGVVIKVVKNRLVRISMSSSDTYKETDTSALVGQLLYAFSADDEVAPAKVLNEFGKTHPALELVAGFSGDGLALAQAEVKALAGLPSKQQLIAEVVAQLLSPVHDVTNGLSGNLHALLDGVADKATA, encoded by the coding sequence ATGGCCATCACCAAAGATAAGAAACAAGCTTTGGTCAGTGAACTTACCGAACTCTTTGCTAACGCAAAGGGGACAGCAGTCGCAACATACCAGGGAATCAGCGTTGCTGAACTCCAGGAGCTCCGCAAAAGCGCACGCGCCGAAGGTGTCGTCATCAAGGTCGTCAAGAACCGCCTCGTACGGATCTCGATGAGCAGTAGCGACACCTACAAAGAGACAGACACGTCGGCACTCGTTGGTCAGCTTCTCTACGCGTTTAGTGCTGATGACGAGGTTGCGCCAGCAAAGGTGCTAAATGAGTTTGGAAAAACCCACCCAGCACTTGAGCTTGTCGCTGGATTTAGCGGAGATGGTCTTGCCCTCGCGCAAGCTGAGGTCAAGGCGCTTGCTGGACTTCCAAGCAAACAGCAACTCATCGCCGAGGTGGTTGCTCAACTGCTTTCACCAGTTCACGATGTTACCAACGGCCTATCTGGCAATCTCCATGCATTGCTTGATGGCGTCGCTGACAAAGCTACTGCGTAG